From Ornithorhynchus anatinus isolate Pmale09 chromosome X3, mOrnAna1.pri.v4, whole genome shotgun sequence, the proteins below share one genomic window:
- the LOC100089167 gene encoding olfactory receptor 56-like, producing the protein MERGNETSNSYLILLGLFPEIRQLGLLISLVLLIYTVAVVGNVVLVLLIWAEPRLHVPMYILLSQLSLMDAILITTVVPKMAADFFSGRRNVSCVACGAQMFLYLTLGGSECLLLTVMSYDRYVAVCHPLRYPVLVSPRICLRMVGGSWTGGAVNALVQTAYSMHFPICRSREIHHFFCEVMAVLTLSCRDTSAYEAGVTATAVGFFLIPVVLITTSYALIFLSVLRMDSREGRRKALATCSSHLTVVALYFGSAIFIYVTPGLSQAPEQNQALSVFNTILTPALNPLIYSLRNQEVWGALKKFLGTCLISTWNPNSGCQTVLDARRLA; encoded by the coding sequence atggaaagagggaaTGAGACATCAAATTCATATTTAATTCTCTTGGGCCTCTTCCCCGAGATAAGACAACTtggcctcctcatctccctcgtcCTCCTGATCTACACGGTCGCCGTCGTCGGAAACGTAGTCCTGGTTCTCCTGATCTGGGCAGAACCTCGGCTCCACGTCCCCATGTACATCCTGCTCAGCCAGCTCTCCCTCATGGATGCCATCTTGATAACCACCGTTGTCCCCAAGATGGCGGCCGACTTCTTCTCAGGGAGGAGGAACGTCTCCTGTGTGGCCTGTGGGGCCCAGATGTTCTTGTACCTGACCCTCGGGGGCTCCGAGTGCCTCCTCCTGACCGTCATGTCCTACGACCGCTACGTGGCCGTCTGCCATCCCCTGCGTTACCCGGTCCTCGTGAGCCCCCGCATCTGCCTGCGGATGGTCGGCGGTTCCTGGACTGGGGGTGCCGTGAACGCCCTAGTCCAAACTGCCTACTCGATGCATTTCCCCATCTGCCGCTCGCGGGAGATTCATCATTTTTTCTGTGAGGTGATGGCCGTCCTGACACTCTCCTGCCGGGACACGTCGGCCTATGAGGCCGGGGTGACGGCGACTGCGGTTGGTTTCTTCCTCATCCCAGTGGTCCTCATTACGACCTCCTAcgccctcatcttcctctccgTCCTGCGCATGGACTCCCGGGAGGGGCGGAGGAAGGCCCTGGCCACCTGCTCGTCCCACCTCACCGTGGTCGCCCTCTACTTCGGTTCTGCCATCTTCATCTACGTGACGCCcggcctctcccaagcccccGAACAGAACCAGGCTCTCTCGGTGTTTAACACCATCCTCACCCCCGCGCTGAACCctctcatctacagcctgaggaaccagGAGGTTTGGGGGGCACTGAAGAAGTTCCTGGGGACGTGCCTGATCTCAACGTGGAACCCAAACTCTGGGTGCCAGACTGTCCTGGATGCCAGGAGACTGGCATAG